From one Stieleria sp. JC731 genomic stretch:
- a CDS encoding KdsC family phosphatase, translating into MPATLRSDQEVASPIRCILSDVDGVLTDGRIIYDSEGAESKAFHVRDGLAIKHWGNAGFTFGIITARRSNVVRRRAEELSVTHLHQGVKNKLECVQSVAKTIGCELTEICYIGDDLPDLNPMRSVGLAVAPADAARDVRDAAHWIMGTKGGEGAVRELVERLLRTKGLWDCGVPQ; encoded by the coding sequence ATGCCCGCCACACTTCGTTCTGATCAAGAAGTCGCTAGCCCGATCCGTTGTATCCTCAGCGATGTTGATGGCGTTTTGACTGATGGTCGGATCATCTACGATTCCGAAGGCGCCGAATCGAAAGCGTTTCATGTTCGCGACGGATTAGCGATCAAGCACTGGGGCAACGCCGGATTCACGTTCGGGATCATTACCGCGCGTCGTAGTAATGTCGTGCGGCGACGTGCCGAAGAGCTATCGGTGACTCATTTGCATCAAGGCGTCAAAAACAAGCTTGAGTGCGTTCAATCGGTTGCCAAAACCATCGGATGCGAGCTGACGGAAATATGTTACATCGGCGATGATTTGCCGGATCTGAATCCGATGCGATCGGTCGGTCTTGCGGTGGCACCGGCGGATGCGGCGCGTGACGTGCGCGACGCGGCTCACTGGATCATGGGAACCAAAGGTGGCGAAGGCGCTGTACGTGAACTCGTCGAACGACTTTTGAGAACCAAAGGCCTGTGGGATTGTGGGGTGCCACAATGA
- a CDS encoding SIS domain-containing protein: MSAAPQKQGYDDVRTDSVSETLFERLRMMREFVTTEADAVKSAAQNLGPSAVHAAELTAQCSGNIVVTGVGKAGLVGQKLVATLASTGTPAHFLHPTEAVHGDFGRVRADDLVWAISNSGRSEEVLTIASQLRRQSSGLISITADDDNPLAKIANCKVAYGKQKEACPHGLAPTSSTAVMMAVGDAIALLASSIRQFTARDFHRYHPGGALGKKLDKVEKLMRPMECCRVANDSVSIRDCMVTSSISGRRSGAIMLTNNEGVLTGIFTDSDLARLLESRCEDSLDGPIGAKMTIDPHCVSPETMVSDAISLLSQLRISELPVVDNLRRPIGMIDITDLIAIGEVNVDAVGSGASQSRSVIPFKL; this comes from the coding sequence GTGTCTGCTGCGCCACAAAAACAAGGATACGACGACGTCCGCACCGACTCTGTCTCGGAGACGTTATTTGAGCGTTTGCGGATGATGCGAGAGTTTGTAACTACCGAGGCGGACGCGGTTAAATCTGCAGCTCAAAACCTTGGTCCCTCTGCAGTACACGCCGCAGAATTGACCGCACAATGCAGCGGCAATATTGTTGTCACGGGTGTCGGTAAAGCCGGCTTGGTTGGGCAGAAACTTGTCGCCACGCTGGCCAGTACCGGAACGCCAGCTCACTTCTTGCATCCGACCGAAGCGGTTCACGGTGACTTTGGCAGGGTCCGCGCCGATGACTTGGTTTGGGCCATCTCGAACTCCGGGCGCAGTGAAGAAGTGTTGACCATCGCTTCGCAGCTTCGGCGCCAATCGTCGGGACTTATTTCGATCACTGCTGACGATGACAATCCGCTGGCCAAAATTGCCAATTGCAAAGTCGCCTACGGCAAACAAAAGGAAGCCTGTCCGCACGGATTGGCGCCAACTAGCAGCACCGCGGTGATGATGGCTGTGGGGGATGCGATCGCATTACTGGCAAGCTCGATTCGCCAATTCACCGCACGCGACTTTCATCGCTACCATCCCGGCGGTGCGTTGGGCAAAAAGCTAGACAAGGTCGAAAAGCTGATGCGACCGATGGAATGCTGCCGTGTCGCCAACGATTCGGTTTCGATTCGCGACTGCATGGTTACAAGCTCGATCTCGGGCCGCCGAAGTGGAGCGATCATGTTGACGAACAACGAGGGAGTCTTAACAGGCATCTTCACCGACAGCGATCTGGCTCGACTGCTGGAATCACGCTGCGAAGATTCTCTCGATGGGCCGATCGGTGCCAAGATGACGATCGATCCGCACTGCGTCTCACCGGAGACGATGGTAAGCGATGCGATTTCGCTACTGAGCCAATTGCGAATCAGCGAACTGCCAGTGGTTGACAATCTGCGACGTCCGATCGGAATGATCGACATCACAGACTTGATTGCGATCGGTGAGGTCAACGTTGACGCCGTTGGGTCAGGGGCATCACAAAGCCGGTCTGTCATACCGTTCAAGCTTTAA
- a CDS encoding carbohydrate porin: MLLNARHLMMAFKDCVQRYAKLSRTLVVLGFTLLGGTGEVFGQVSQPIPAHPSRGFALPGESLSMDWNRHYSCDFISGGEEESFPTLIPERFHHIGPIVGEYIYTGEVFNNARGGLNTNGATRYRGNLDLVFTIDTEAAGWWNGGRWFMYANQFHGRTLSLEDVGDVQFYSNIEGDPRPADTFQITEYWYEQLLADGRFIAKVGKQDANAEFAYVDLGGDFVNSSFGLIPTVPLPTWPNPSLGIALITEVSDALQLKFGAYDGAPTTGPSTGGRSGFETLGDYGVMLLSEVLLTSTLAGDEALTGAYRVGAWYHSDQFDDLRAGAGDPFDENFGMYLGIDQLVWLEPCDDDSAQGLGVFFQFGWAPSDRNEIDSYLGGGLTYQGLLCGRDDDLFGLGIANAGFRDPSLDDERALEIFYRFQVTPCASLQPDLQYISNPAGNIDDALVIGVRTEVLM, translated from the coding sequence ATGCTTTTGAACGCAAGGCATTTGATGATGGCATTCAAAGACTGTGTGCAGCGTTATGCGAAGCTATCGCGAACTCTCGTTGTGTTAGGGTTCACGCTGTTGGGAGGCACTGGCGAAGTATTCGGTCAGGTGTCACAGCCGATTCCGGCACATCCGTCGCGAGGATTCGCGTTGCCCGGTGAAAGTCTTTCGATGGACTGGAACCGTCACTATTCATGTGACTTTATCAGCGGTGGTGAAGAGGAAAGTTTTCCGACACTTATCCCGGAGCGGTTTCACCACATCGGTCCGATTGTTGGCGAATACATCTATACAGGTGAAGTTTTCAACAACGCACGCGGCGGGCTAAACACCAACGGAGCGACTCGCTATCGAGGCAACCTTGATTTGGTTTTTACCATCGACACCGAAGCGGCGGGATGGTGGAACGGTGGGAGATGGTTCATGTATGCCAACCAATTCCACGGTCGCACATTGTCCCTGGAAGATGTTGGTGACGTTCAGTTCTACAGCAATATCGAAGGTGACCCACGCCCGGCTGACACATTTCAAATCACGGAGTATTGGTACGAACAACTGCTGGCCGATGGCAGATTCATTGCCAAGGTTGGCAAGCAAGACGCCAATGCTGAATTTGCCTACGTTGATTTAGGCGGTGACTTTGTTAACTCGTCTTTCGGATTGATCCCGACGGTACCTTTGCCGACTTGGCCAAACCCAAGTCTTGGGATCGCGTTGATCACCGAAGTTTCTGACGCGCTGCAGCTGAAGTTTGGCGCCTACGATGGGGCTCCAACCACCGGTCCGAGCACAGGGGGGCGTTCTGGCTTTGAAACGTTGGGTGACTACGGGGTAATGCTGCTCTCCGAAGTGCTACTGACATCGACGCTTGCCGGTGACGAAGCTTTAACCGGCGCGTATCGGGTCGGCGCTTGGTATCACTCCGACCAATTCGATGACCTAAGAGCTGGTGCTGGCGATCCGTTCGATGAGAACTTTGGAATGTATCTTGGGATCGATCAGTTGGTTTGGCTGGAACCGTGTGACGATGATTCCGCACAAGGTCTCGGCGTGTTCTTTCAATTCGGCTGGGCCCCGTCGGACCGAAATGAAATCGATTCGTATTTGGGAGGTGGTTTAACCTATCAAGGTTTGCTTTGCGGACGTGATGATGACCTATTTGGGTTAGGTATCGCCAACGCAGGTTTCCGCGATCCATCGCTTGACGACGAACGCGCTCTGGAAATCTTTTACCGATTCCAAGTCACCCCTTGTGCAAGCCTTCAACCGGATCTGCAGTACATCTCCAATCCCGCAGGCAACATTGACGATGCTCTTGTCATCGGGGTACGGACGGAAGTCTTGATGTAG